The Saccharomyces cerevisiae S288C chromosome VII, complete sequence genome includes a region encoding these proteins:
- the MRPS35 gene encoding mitochondrial 37S ribosomal protein mS45 MRPS35 (Mitochondrial ribosomal protein of the small subunit; null mutant does not grow on glycerol, is sensitive to 2,4-dichlorophenol, and accumulates large lipid droplets), translated as MSYGLTGTSSKLRGTSSIFSWTQVRHFSRRRIAYPFYPFKKLGRQHPKKHDTNLKTAMRQFLGPKNYKGEYVMNKYFTVPTNHVPNYIKPDLERGQSLEHPVTKKPLQLRYDGTLGPPPVENKRLQNIFKDRLLQPFPSNPHCKTNYVLSPQLKQSIFEEITVEGLSAQQVSQKYGLKIPRVEAIVKLVSVENSWNRRNRVSSDLKTMDETLYRMFPVFDSDASFKRENLSEIPVPQKTLASRFLTIAESEPFGPVDAAHVLELEPAVETLRNLSTVGEHSSGHQQSTNKNTKVIYGELVEGERSQYKFTNAKVGKVGYRYGSGNRDNKKDRRIGFNKLGQMVYI; from the coding sequence ATGAGTTACGGCTTAACAGGTACCTCTTCTAAGCTAAGAGGAACTAgttcaatattttcatgGACTCAGGTGAGGCACTTTTCTCGTAGAAGAATAGCCTATCCATTTTATccattcaagaaattggGAAGACAACACCCGAAGAAGCATGATACAAACTTAAAGACTGCTATGAGACAGTTTTTAGGtccaaaaaattacaaagGAGAATATGTCATGAACAAGTATTTTACGGTTCCGACGAATCATGTACCTAACTACATTAAGCCAGATTTGGAAAGGGGACAAAGTTTAGAACACCCGGTAACCAAGAAGCCATTGCAACTAAGGTATGATGGGACATTAGGTCCTCCTCCtgtagaaaataaaaggttACAAAACATTTTCAAGGATAGATTGTTGCAACCTTTCCCTTCAAATCCACATTGTAAGACGAATTACGTATTAAGCCCGCAATTGAAGCAAAGCATTTTCGAAGAGATTACTGTGGAAGGACTTTCTGCCCAACAAGTTTCTCAAAAGTATGGATTAAAAATTCCTCGTGTAGAGGCTATTGTTAAACTGGTTAGCGTGGAAAACAGCTGGAACAGACGGAATAGAGTATCTTCtgatttgaaaactatGGACGAGACTTTATATAGAATGTTTCCCGTCTTCGACTCAGATGCCTCTTTTAAACGGGAGAATTTAAGCGAAATTCCTGTTCCGCAAAAGACTTTGGCGTCAAGATTCCTCACCATTGCAGAGTCAGAACCTTTTGGGCCTGTTGATGCAGCCCATGTTTTAGAATTAGAGCCTGCTGTAGAGACCTTAAGGAATTTGTCTACTGTGGGGGAACATTCTAGTGGCCATCAACAATCCACTAATAAGAATACGAAGGTTATATATGGTGAGCTTGTCGAAGGTGAAAGATCACAATATAAATTTACTAACGCAAAGGTTGGAAAAGTGGGATACCGTTACGGTAGCGGAAATAGGGATAACAAGAAAGACAGAAGAATTGGCTTTAATAAACTGGGCCAAAtggtatatatataa